A region of Phoenix dactylifera cultivar Barhee BC4 unplaced genomic scaffold, palm_55x_up_171113_PBpolish2nd_filt_p 000112F, whole genome shotgun sequence DNA encodes the following proteins:
- the LOC113462091 gene encoding uncharacterized protein LOC113462091, translating into MTEEEVARVCPPDVYHHQWRELVHYWFFERGQTYSDIGRAARASQTIPHTSGSKSYTRLRAEFMEDHGRKPGEVEFYKMTHTHRDGSFVREESRDIVDRAISLISERIGESSSIGNTRGVEAQVFTELMGSERYGRVRGYGVGVTPTQLSAVGIYTQDVRQSSSTTEVNDLKAEIKELKQSHQTEMQSLRAQINQITSLLHQFVPPQVPDTSSARRDGHASDP; encoded by the exons atgacagaggaggaggttgctcgtgtttgtcctcctgatgtataccatcatcagtggagggagcttgttcactattGGTTTTTCGAGAGAGGACAG ACATATTCTGACATTGGTCGAGCCGCACGAGCATCTCAGACaattcctcacacttcaggctcgaagagttatacGAGGCtcagagctgaattc atggaagaCCATGGGAGGAAACCTGGTGAGGTGGAGttctataagatgactcacacccaccgagatggcagctttgtccgagaggagtcgagagatatagtt gacagaGCTATATCCCTTATTTCAGAGCGTATCGGAGAGTCATCTTCAATCGGCAACACCAGAGGTGTCGAAGCTCAGGTGTTTACCGAATTGATGGGCTCggagcgttatggtcgagtgaggggttatggcgttggagttacccccactcagttgtctgcagtgggTATATATACTCAAGATGTTAGACAGAGTAGTAGCACTACAGAGGTTAATGATCTGAAGGCAGAGATAAaagagttgaagcagagccacCAGACAGAGATGCAATCTTTGAGGGCTCAGATTAATCAGATTACATCTTTGTTGCATCAGTTTGTCCCTCCTCAG GTTCCTGATACTTCATCTGCACGTAGAGATGGTCATGCTAGCGACCCCTGA